One region of Strigops habroptila isolate Jane chromosome 11, bStrHab1.2.pri, whole genome shotgun sequence genomic DNA includes:
- the TADA3 gene encoding transcriptional adapter 3 has protein sequence MSELKDCPLQFHDFKSVDHGKVCPRYTAVLARSEDDGIGIEELDTLQLELETLLSSASRRLRVLEAETQILTDWQDKKGDRRFLKLSKEHDVGTSVKHGKPKKQKLEGKGGHGTGPGPGRPKSKNLQPKIQEYEFQDDPIDVPRIPKNDAPNRFWASVEPYCADLTNEEVRVLEELLKPPEDEAEHYKIPPLGKHYSQRWAQEDLLEEQKDGARAAAAADKKKGVLGPLTELDTKDVDALLKKSEAQHEQPEDGCPFGPLTQRLLQALVEENIISPVEDSPIPEIAGKDSGADGAGTSPRSQNKPFSVPHTKSLEGRIKEELVAQGLLESEDRPAEDSEDEVLAELRKRQAELKALSAHNRAKKHELLRLAKEELHRQELRQRVRMADNEVMDAFRKIMAARQKKRTPTKKEKDQAWKTLKERESILKLLDG, from the exons ATGAGCGAGCTGAAGGACTGCCCGCTGCAGTTCCACGATTTCAAGTCGGTGGACCACGGGAAGGTGTGCCCGCGGTACACGGCTGTGCTGGCCCGCTCCGAGGACGACGGCATCGGCATCGAGGAGCTGGACAcgctgcagctggagctggagacGCTGCTCTCCTCCGCCAGCCGCCGCCTCCGGGTGCTGGAAGCCGAGACTCAG ATCCTGACGGACTGGCAGGATAAGAAGGGCGACCGGCGGTTCCTGAAGCTGAGCAAGGAGCACGATGTGGGCACCTCTGTCAAACACGGGAAGCCCaagaagcagaagctggagggaaaagggggCCACGGGACCGGGCCTGGCCCTGGACGGCCCAAATCTAAGAACCTGCAGCCCAAGATCCAGGAATACGAGTTCCAGGATGATCCCATTGACGTGCCCCGCATTCCCAAAAATGATGCTCCAAACAG GTTCTGGGCATCGGTGGAGCCGTACTGCGCCGACCTCACCAACGAGGAGGTCAGAgtcctggaggagctgctcAAGCCACCGGAGGACGAGGCTGAGCATTACAAG atCCCGCCCCTGGGGAAGCATTACTCCCAGCGCTGGGCCCAGGAGGAcctgctggaggagcagaaggatGGAGCCCGGGCGGCAGCCGCTGCTGATAAGAAGAAGGGTGTCCTGGGGCCACTGACCGAGCTGGACACCAAAG ACGTCGATGCTCTCCTGAAGAAGTCAGAAGCCCAACACGAGCAGCCAGAGGACGGGTGTCCCTTTGGCCCCCTGACACAGCGTCTCCTGCAGGCCCTCGTGGAG GAGAACATCATCTCCCCCGTCGAGGACTCCCCCATCCCCGAGATCGCCGGGAAGGACTCGGGAGCTGACGGTGCCGGCACATCTCCCCGCAGCCAGAACAAGCCCTTCAG CGTGCCCCACACCAAGTCCCTGGAGGGGCGCATcaaggaggagctggtggcCCAGGGCCTGCTGGAGTCAGAGGACCGCCCGGCCGAGGACTCGGAGGACGAGGTGCTGGCGGAGCTGCGCAagaggcaggcagagctcaAGGCGCTCAGCGCCCACAACCGCGCCAAGAAGCACGAGCTGCTGCG GCTGGCCAAGGAGGAGCTGCACCGGCAGGAGCTGCGGCAGCGCGTCCGCATGGCTGACAACGAGGTGATGGATGCCTTCCGCAAGATCATGGCGGCCCGGCAGAAGAAGCGAACGCCcaccaagaaggagaaggacCAGGCTTGGAAGACCCTGAAGGAGCGGGAGAGCATCCTCAAACTGCTGGATGGGTAG
- the CAMK1 gene encoding calcium/calmodulin-dependent protein kinase type 1 isoform X2 gives MDHIPLSPRVIPALTSVVSWIGHGCPHGASCRWGRMDPAGRRGLRIFVASMSSERSWAPGLSPRHHGPPRRLRPRSPLAPHRGAFSEVVLAEEKATRKLVAIKCIAKKALEGKETSIENEIAVLHKIKHPNIVALDDIYESSTHLYLIMQLVSGGELFDRIVEKGFYTERDASALIRQILDAVKYLHDMGIVHRDLKPENLLYYSMDEDSKIMISDFGLSKIEGCGSVMSTACGTPGYVAPEVLAQKPYSKAVDCWSIGVIAYILLCGYPPFYDENDAKLFEQILRAEYEFDSPYWDDISDSAKDFIQHLMEKDPCKRFTCEQALQHPWIAGDTALDKNIHQSVSEQIKKNFAKSKWKVRDTVGSAASLQRHGGGEAHEEAAAGNQPGRPRTDSTNQPRRAAAGGHQQWVAPRAPAPEQSSASAPRLSTAPHGYVLGGWGGGPALPWAPCGVGSREGTVGTPCPAPPGCVWGCPPAAGSQQSSALGQPPGVPPSPAWGCVPGPPLTYTSITPRLPRHCPTSQHDQGVFQMDVSILMLVIKTRGQHRSALPCPGGVHTQP, from the exons ATGGACCACATCCCTTTATCACCCCGTGTCATCCCCGCACTGACCTCGGTGGTGTCGTGGATAGGACACGGGTGTCCCCACGGGGCATCATGCCGCTGGGGCAGGATGGATCCAGCTGGAAGAAGAGGACTGAGGATATTCGTCGCATCTATGAGTTCCGAGAGGTCTTGGGCAC CTGGACTCTCTCCCCGTCACCACGGCCCCCCGCGGCGGCTCCGGCCACGCTCACCCCTCGCTCCGCACAGGGGGGCCTTCTCCGAGGTGGTCCTGGCGGAGGAGAAGGCGACGCGGAAGCTCGTGGCCATCAAGTGCATCGCCAAGAAGGcgctggaggggaaggagaccAGCATCGAGAACGAGATCGCCGTCCTGCACAA gATCAAGCACCCCAACATCGTGGCCTTGGATGACATCTATGAGAGCAGCACCCACCTCTACCTCATCATGCAGCT GGTCTCGGGGGGGGAGCTCTTCGACCGCATCGTGGAGAAGGGTTTCTACACGGAGCGGGACGCCAGCGCCTTGATCCGGCAGATCCTCGATGCCGTCAAGTACCTGCACGACATGGGCATCGTCCACCGCGACCTGAAG CCCGAGAACCTGCTCTATTACAGCATGGACGAGGACTCCAAGATCATGATCAGCGACTTCGGGCTGTCCAAGATCGAGGGCTGCGGCAGCGTCATGTCCACGGCCTGCGGCACCCCCGGCTACGTGG CCCCCGAGGTGCTGGCGCAGAAGCCCTACAGCAAGGCGGTGGATTGCTGGTCCATCGGGGTCATCGCCTACATCCT GCTCTGCGGTTACCCCCCATTCTATGATGAGAACGATGCCAAACTCTTCGAGCAGATCCTGCGGGCTGAGTACGAGTTCGACTCACCCTATTGGGATGACATCTCAGACTCGG ccaAAGACTTCATCCAGCACCTGATGGAGAAGGACCCCTGCAAGCGCTTCACCTGCGAGcaagccctgcagcacccctg GATCGCCGGGGACACGGCGCTGGACAAGAACATCCACCAGTCGGTGAGCGAGCAGATCAAGAAGAACTTCGCAAAGAGCAAGTGGAAG GTGAGGGACACTGTGGGGTCGGCAGCAAGCCTTCAACGCCACGGCGGTGGTGAGGCACATGAGGAAGCTGCAGCTGGGAACCAGCCAGGAAGGCCCCGCACAGACAGCACCAACCAGCCCCGGCGAGCGGCCGCGGGGGGGCACCAGCAATG GGTCGCACCACGGGCGCCTGCCCCTGAGCAGAGCTCAGCGTCTGCCCCCAGACTGAGCACGGCCCCACACGGATATGTCCTgggtggctggggggggggcccGGCCCTCCCATGGGCACCGTGtggggtggggagcagggaaggcaCTGTGGGGAcaccctgccctgctccccctGGCTgtgtgtggggctgcccccctGCCGCAGgctcacagcagagctctgcattgGGGCAGCCACCAGGAGTGCCCCCCTCCCCGGCTTGGGGCTGTGTCCCGGGCCCCCCCCTCACATACACCTCCATCACCCCACGCCTGCCCCGGCACTGCCCCACATCCCAGCATGATCAAGGAGTTTTCCAAATGgatgtttctattttaatgcTTGTAATAAAAACAAGAGGCCAACACCGATcggctctgccctgccctgggggGGTCCACACAcagccctga
- the CAMK1 gene encoding calcium/calmodulin-dependent protein kinase type 1 isoform X4 has translation MDHIPLSPRVIPALTSVVSWIGHGCPHGASCRWGRMDPAGRRGLRIFVASMSSERSWAPGLSPRHHGPPRRLRPRSPLAPHRGAFSEVVLAEEKATRKLVAIKCIAKKALEGKETSIENEIAVLHKIKHPNIVALDDIYESSTHLYLIMQLVSGGELFDRIVEKGFYTERDASALIRQILDAVKYLHDMGIVHRDLKPENLLYYSMDEDSKIMISDFGLSKIEGCGSVMSTACGTPGYVAPEVLAQKPYSKAVDCWSIGVIAYILLCGYPPFYDENDAKLFEQILRAEYEFDSPYWDDISDSAKDFIQHLMEKDPCKRFTCEQALQHPWIAGDTALDKNIHQSVSEQIKKNFAKSKWKQAFNATAVVRHMRKLQLGTSQEGPAQTAPTSPGERPRGGTSNGSHHGRLPLSRAQRLPPD, from the exons ATGGACCACATCCCTTTATCACCCCGTGTCATCCCCGCACTGACCTCGGTGGTGTCGTGGATAGGACACGGGTGTCCCCACGGGGCATCATGCCGCTGGGGCAGGATGGATCCAGCTGGAAGAAGAGGACTGAGGATATTCGTCGCATCTATGAGTTCCGAGAGGTCTTGGGCAC CTGGACTCTCTCCCCGTCACCACGGCCCCCCGCGGCGGCTCCGGCCACGCTCACCCCTCGCTCCGCACAGGGGGGCCTTCTCCGAGGTGGTCCTGGCGGAGGAGAAGGCGACGCGGAAGCTCGTGGCCATCAAGTGCATCGCCAAGAAGGcgctggaggggaaggagaccAGCATCGAGAACGAGATCGCCGTCCTGCACAA gATCAAGCACCCCAACATCGTGGCCTTGGATGACATCTATGAGAGCAGCACCCACCTCTACCTCATCATGCAGCT GGTCTCGGGGGGGGAGCTCTTCGACCGCATCGTGGAGAAGGGTTTCTACACGGAGCGGGACGCCAGCGCCTTGATCCGGCAGATCCTCGATGCCGTCAAGTACCTGCACGACATGGGCATCGTCCACCGCGACCTGAAG CCCGAGAACCTGCTCTATTACAGCATGGACGAGGACTCCAAGATCATGATCAGCGACTTCGGGCTGTCCAAGATCGAGGGCTGCGGCAGCGTCATGTCCACGGCCTGCGGCACCCCCGGCTACGTGG CCCCCGAGGTGCTGGCGCAGAAGCCCTACAGCAAGGCGGTGGATTGCTGGTCCATCGGGGTCATCGCCTACATCCT GCTCTGCGGTTACCCCCCATTCTATGATGAGAACGATGCCAAACTCTTCGAGCAGATCCTGCGGGCTGAGTACGAGTTCGACTCACCCTATTGGGATGACATCTCAGACTCGG ccaAAGACTTCATCCAGCACCTGATGGAGAAGGACCCCTGCAAGCGCTTCACCTGCGAGcaagccctgcagcacccctg GATCGCCGGGGACACGGCGCTGGACAAGAACATCCACCAGTCGGTGAGCGAGCAGATCAAGAAGAACTTCGCAAAGAGCAAGTGGAAG CAAGCCTTCAACGCCACGGCGGTGGTGAGGCACATGAGGAAGCTGCAGCTGGGAACCAGCCAGGAAGGCCCCGCACAGACAGCACCAACCAGCCCCGGCGAGCGGCCGCGGGGGGGCACCAGCAATG GGTCGCACCACGGGCGCCTGCCCCTGAGCAGAGCTCAGCGTCTGCCCCCAGACTGA
- the CAMK1 gene encoding calcium/calmodulin-dependent protein kinase type 1 isoform X5, with amino-acid sequence MPLGQDGSSWKKRTEDIRRIYEFREVLGTGAFSEVVLAEEKATRKLVAIKCIAKKALEGKETSIENEIAVLHKIKHPNIVALDDIYESSTHLYLIMQLVSGGELFDRIVEKGFYTERDASALIRQILDAVKYLHDMGIVHRDLKPENLLYYSMDEDSKIMISDFGLSKIEGCGSVMSTACGTPGYVAPEVLAQKPYSKAVDCWSIGVIAYILLCGYPPFYDENDAKLFEQILRAEYEFDSPYWDDISDSAKDFIQHLMEKDPCKRFTCEQALQHPWIAGDTALDKNIHQSVSEQIKKNFAKSKWKQAFNATAVVRHMRKLQLGTSQEGPAQTAPTSPGERPRGGTSNGSHHGRLPLSRAQRLPPD; translated from the exons ATGCCGCTGGGGCAGGATGGATCCAGCTGGAAGAAGAGGACTGAGGATATTCGTCGCATCTATGAGTTCCGAGAGGTCTTGGGCAC GGGGGCCTTCTCCGAGGTGGTCCTGGCGGAGGAGAAGGCGACGCGGAAGCTCGTGGCCATCAAGTGCATCGCCAAGAAGGcgctggaggggaaggagaccAGCATCGAGAACGAGATCGCCGTCCTGCACAA gATCAAGCACCCCAACATCGTGGCCTTGGATGACATCTATGAGAGCAGCACCCACCTCTACCTCATCATGCAGCT GGTCTCGGGGGGGGAGCTCTTCGACCGCATCGTGGAGAAGGGTTTCTACACGGAGCGGGACGCCAGCGCCTTGATCCGGCAGATCCTCGATGCCGTCAAGTACCTGCACGACATGGGCATCGTCCACCGCGACCTGAAG CCCGAGAACCTGCTCTATTACAGCATGGACGAGGACTCCAAGATCATGATCAGCGACTTCGGGCTGTCCAAGATCGAGGGCTGCGGCAGCGTCATGTCCACGGCCTGCGGCACCCCCGGCTACGTGG CCCCCGAGGTGCTGGCGCAGAAGCCCTACAGCAAGGCGGTGGATTGCTGGTCCATCGGGGTCATCGCCTACATCCT GCTCTGCGGTTACCCCCCATTCTATGATGAGAACGATGCCAAACTCTTCGAGCAGATCCTGCGGGCTGAGTACGAGTTCGACTCACCCTATTGGGATGACATCTCAGACTCGG ccaAAGACTTCATCCAGCACCTGATGGAGAAGGACCCCTGCAAGCGCTTCACCTGCGAGcaagccctgcagcacccctg GATCGCCGGGGACACGGCGCTGGACAAGAACATCCACCAGTCGGTGAGCGAGCAGATCAAGAAGAACTTCGCAAAGAGCAAGTGGAAG CAAGCCTTCAACGCCACGGCGGTGGTGAGGCACATGAGGAAGCTGCAGCTGGGAACCAGCCAGGAAGGCCCCGCACAGACAGCACCAACCAGCCCCGGCGAGCGGCCGCGGGGGGGCACCAGCAATG GGTCGCACCACGGGCGCCTGCCCCTGAGCAGAGCTCAGCGTCTGCCCCCAGACTGA
- the CAMK1 gene encoding calcium/calmodulin-dependent protein kinase type 1 isoform X3, with protein MPLGQDGSSWKKRTEDIRRIYEFREVLGTGAFSEVVLAEEKATRKLVAIKCIAKKALEGKETSIENEIAVLHKIKHPNIVALDDIYESSTHLYLIMQLVSGGELFDRIVEKGFYTERDASALIRQILDAVKYLHDMGIVHRDLKPENLLYYSMDEDSKIMISDFGLSKIEGCGSVMSTACGTPGYVAPEVLAQKPYSKAVDCWSIGVIAYILLCGYPPFYDENDAKLFEQILRAEYEFDSPYWDDISDSAKDFIQHLMEKDPCKRFTCEQALQHPWIAGDTALDKNIHQSVSEQIKKNFAKSKWKVRDTVGSAASLQRHGGGEAHEEAAAGNQPGRPRTDSTNQPRRAAAGGHQQWVAPRAPAPEQSSASAPRLSTAPHGYVLGGWGGGPALPWAPCGVGSREGTVGTPCPAPPGCVWGCPPAAGSQQSSALGQPPGVPPSPAWGCVPGPPLTYTSITPRLPRHCPTSQHDQGVFQMDVSILMLVIKTRGQHRSALPCPGGVHTQP; from the exons ATGCCGCTGGGGCAGGATGGATCCAGCTGGAAGAAGAGGACTGAGGATATTCGTCGCATCTATGAGTTCCGAGAGGTCTTGGGCAC GGGGGCCTTCTCCGAGGTGGTCCTGGCGGAGGAGAAGGCGACGCGGAAGCTCGTGGCCATCAAGTGCATCGCCAAGAAGGcgctggaggggaaggagaccAGCATCGAGAACGAGATCGCCGTCCTGCACAA gATCAAGCACCCCAACATCGTGGCCTTGGATGACATCTATGAGAGCAGCACCCACCTCTACCTCATCATGCAGCT GGTCTCGGGGGGGGAGCTCTTCGACCGCATCGTGGAGAAGGGTTTCTACACGGAGCGGGACGCCAGCGCCTTGATCCGGCAGATCCTCGATGCCGTCAAGTACCTGCACGACATGGGCATCGTCCACCGCGACCTGAAG CCCGAGAACCTGCTCTATTACAGCATGGACGAGGACTCCAAGATCATGATCAGCGACTTCGGGCTGTCCAAGATCGAGGGCTGCGGCAGCGTCATGTCCACGGCCTGCGGCACCCCCGGCTACGTGG CCCCCGAGGTGCTGGCGCAGAAGCCCTACAGCAAGGCGGTGGATTGCTGGTCCATCGGGGTCATCGCCTACATCCT GCTCTGCGGTTACCCCCCATTCTATGATGAGAACGATGCCAAACTCTTCGAGCAGATCCTGCGGGCTGAGTACGAGTTCGACTCACCCTATTGGGATGACATCTCAGACTCGG ccaAAGACTTCATCCAGCACCTGATGGAGAAGGACCCCTGCAAGCGCTTCACCTGCGAGcaagccctgcagcacccctg GATCGCCGGGGACACGGCGCTGGACAAGAACATCCACCAGTCGGTGAGCGAGCAGATCAAGAAGAACTTCGCAAAGAGCAAGTGGAAG GTGAGGGACACTGTGGGGTCGGCAGCAAGCCTTCAACGCCACGGCGGTGGTGAGGCACATGAGGAAGCTGCAGCTGGGAACCAGCCAGGAAGGCCCCGCACAGACAGCACCAACCAGCCCCGGCGAGCGGCCGCGGGGGGGCACCAGCAATG GGTCGCACCACGGGCGCCTGCCCCTGAGCAGAGCTCAGCGTCTGCCCCCAGACTGAGCACGGCCCCACACGGATATGTCCTgggtggctggggggggggcccGGCCCTCCCATGGGCACCGTGtggggtggggagcagggaaggcaCTGTGGGGAcaccctgccctgctccccctGGCTgtgtgtggggctgcccccctGCCGCAGgctcacagcagagctctgcattgGGGCAGCCACCAGGAGTGCCCCCCTCCCCGGCTTGGGGCTGTGTCCCGGGCCCCCCCCTCACATACACCTCCATCACCCCACGCCTGCCCCGGCACTGCCCCACATCCCAGCATGATCAAGGAGTTTTCCAAATGgatgtttctattttaatgcTTGTAATAAAAACAAGAGGCCAACACCGATcggctctgccctgccctgggggGGTCCACACAcagccctga
- the CAMK1 gene encoding calcium/calmodulin-dependent protein kinase type 1 isoform X1 — MDPAGRRGLRIFVASMSSERSWAPGLSPRHHGPPRRLRPRSPLAPHRGAFSEVVLAEEKATRKLVAIKCIAKKALEGKETSIENEIAVLHKIKHPNIVALDDIYESSTHLYLIMQLVSGGELFDRIVEKGFYTERDASALIRQILDAVKYLHDMGIVHRDLKPENLLYYSMDEDSKIMISDFGLSKIEGCGSVMSTACGTPGYVAPEVLAQKPYSKAVDCWSIGVIAYILLCGYPPFYDENDAKLFEQILRAEYEFDSPYWDDISDSAKDFIQHLMEKDPCKRFTCEQALQHPWIAGDTALDKNIHQSVSEQIKKNFAKSKWKVRDTVGSAASLQRHGGGEAHEEAAAGNQPGRPRTDSTNQPRRAAAGGHQQWVAPRAPAPEQSSASAPRLSTAPHGYVLGGWGGGPALPWAPCGVGSREGTVGTPCPAPPGCVWGCPPAAGSQQSSALGQPPGVPPSPAWGCVPGPPLTYTSITPRLPRHCPTSQHDQGVFQMDVSILMLVIKTRGQHRSALPCPGGVHTQP; from the exons ATGGATCCAGCTGGAAGAAGAGGACTGAGGATATTCGTCGCATCTATGAGTTCCGAGAGGTCTTGGGCAC CTGGACTCTCTCCCCGTCACCACGGCCCCCCGCGGCGGCTCCGGCCACGCTCACCCCTCGCTCCGCACAGGGGGGCCTTCTCCGAGGTGGTCCTGGCGGAGGAGAAGGCGACGCGGAAGCTCGTGGCCATCAAGTGCATCGCCAAGAAGGcgctggaggggaaggagaccAGCATCGAGAACGAGATCGCCGTCCTGCACAA gATCAAGCACCCCAACATCGTGGCCTTGGATGACATCTATGAGAGCAGCACCCACCTCTACCTCATCATGCAGCT GGTCTCGGGGGGGGAGCTCTTCGACCGCATCGTGGAGAAGGGTTTCTACACGGAGCGGGACGCCAGCGCCTTGATCCGGCAGATCCTCGATGCCGTCAAGTACCTGCACGACATGGGCATCGTCCACCGCGACCTGAAG CCCGAGAACCTGCTCTATTACAGCATGGACGAGGACTCCAAGATCATGATCAGCGACTTCGGGCTGTCCAAGATCGAGGGCTGCGGCAGCGTCATGTCCACGGCCTGCGGCACCCCCGGCTACGTGG CCCCCGAGGTGCTGGCGCAGAAGCCCTACAGCAAGGCGGTGGATTGCTGGTCCATCGGGGTCATCGCCTACATCCT GCTCTGCGGTTACCCCCCATTCTATGATGAGAACGATGCCAAACTCTTCGAGCAGATCCTGCGGGCTGAGTACGAGTTCGACTCACCCTATTGGGATGACATCTCAGACTCGG ccaAAGACTTCATCCAGCACCTGATGGAGAAGGACCCCTGCAAGCGCTTCACCTGCGAGcaagccctgcagcacccctg GATCGCCGGGGACACGGCGCTGGACAAGAACATCCACCAGTCGGTGAGCGAGCAGATCAAGAAGAACTTCGCAAAGAGCAAGTGGAAG GTGAGGGACACTGTGGGGTCGGCAGCAAGCCTTCAACGCCACGGCGGTGGTGAGGCACATGAGGAAGCTGCAGCTGGGAACCAGCCAGGAAGGCCCCGCACAGACAGCACCAACCAGCCCCGGCGAGCGGCCGCGGGGGGGCACCAGCAATG GGTCGCACCACGGGCGCCTGCCCCTGAGCAGAGCTCAGCGTCTGCCCCCAGACTGAGCACGGCCCCACACGGATATGTCCTgggtggctggggggggggcccGGCCCTCCCATGGGCACCGTGtggggtggggagcagggaaggcaCTGTGGGGAcaccctgccctgctccccctGGCTgtgtgtggggctgcccccctGCCGCAGgctcacagcagagctctgcattgGGGCAGCCACCAGGAGTGCCCCCCTCCCCGGCTTGGGGCTGTGTCCCGGGCCCCCCCCTCACATACACCTCCATCACCCCACGCCTGCCCCGGCACTGCCCCACATCCCAGCATGATCAAGGAGTTTTCCAAATGgatgtttctattttaatgcTTGTAATAAAAACAAGAGGCCAACACCGATcggctctgccctgccctgggggGGTCCACACAcagccctga
- the CAMK1 gene encoding calcium/calmodulin-dependent protein kinase type 1 isoform X6, producing MDPAGRRGLRIFVASMSSERSWAPGLSPRHHGPPRRLRPRSPLAPHRGAFSEVVLAEEKATRKLVAIKCIAKKALEGKETSIENEIAVLHKIKHPNIVALDDIYESSTHLYLIMQLVSGGELFDRIVEKGFYTERDASALIRQILDAVKYLHDMGIVHRDLKPENLLYYSMDEDSKIMISDFGLSKIEGCGSVMSTACGTPGYVAPEVLAQKPYSKAVDCWSIGVIAYILLCGYPPFYDENDAKLFEQILRAEYEFDSPYWDDISDSAKDFIQHLMEKDPCKRFTCEQALQHPWIAGDTALDKNIHQSVSEQIKKNFAKSKWKSPHGR from the exons ATGGATCCAGCTGGAAGAAGAGGACTGAGGATATTCGTCGCATCTATGAGTTCCGAGAGGTCTTGGGCAC CTGGACTCTCTCCCCGTCACCACGGCCCCCCGCGGCGGCTCCGGCCACGCTCACCCCTCGCTCCGCACAGGGGGGCCTTCTCCGAGGTGGTCCTGGCGGAGGAGAAGGCGACGCGGAAGCTCGTGGCCATCAAGTGCATCGCCAAGAAGGcgctggaggggaaggagaccAGCATCGAGAACGAGATCGCCGTCCTGCACAA gATCAAGCACCCCAACATCGTGGCCTTGGATGACATCTATGAGAGCAGCACCCACCTCTACCTCATCATGCAGCT GGTCTCGGGGGGGGAGCTCTTCGACCGCATCGTGGAGAAGGGTTTCTACACGGAGCGGGACGCCAGCGCCTTGATCCGGCAGATCCTCGATGCCGTCAAGTACCTGCACGACATGGGCATCGTCCACCGCGACCTGAAG CCCGAGAACCTGCTCTATTACAGCATGGACGAGGACTCCAAGATCATGATCAGCGACTTCGGGCTGTCCAAGATCGAGGGCTGCGGCAGCGTCATGTCCACGGCCTGCGGCACCCCCGGCTACGTGG CCCCCGAGGTGCTGGCGCAGAAGCCCTACAGCAAGGCGGTGGATTGCTGGTCCATCGGGGTCATCGCCTACATCCT GCTCTGCGGTTACCCCCCATTCTATGATGAGAACGATGCCAAACTCTTCGAGCAGATCCTGCGGGCTGAGTACGAGTTCGACTCACCCTATTGGGATGACATCTCAGACTCGG ccaAAGACTTCATCCAGCACCTGATGGAGAAGGACCCCTGCAAGCGCTTCACCTGCGAGcaagccctgcagcacccctg GATCGCCGGGGACACGGCGCTGGACAAGAACATCCACCAGTCGGTGAGCGAGCAGATCAAGAAGAACTTCGCAAAGAGCAAGTGGAAG tcaCCCCATGGCAGGTGA
- the OGG1 gene encoding N-glycosylase/DNA lyase gives MKLRDTPSASPALWRSLPCPAAELRLDLVLPSGQTFRWRESSPGSWTGVLGGHVWTLRQERDRLWYTVYGGEAAAGADTDRLLREYFQLDVGLQELYRAWGAADPLFREAAKDFPGVRVLRQDPVECLLSFICTSNNHISRITAMIDRLCQAFGRRLCHLDAQPFHAFPSLTALTGADAEARLRALGFGYRAKFVSGTARAVTEGLGIEGLHHLRAVPYAEARRVLCALPGVGSKVADCVCLMALDKADAVPVDTHVWRIVRQRYGLELGGRSLTPRAHQEIGDFFRGLWGPRAGWAQAVLFCADLHKGRDLAGSRDRDKES, from the exons atGAAGCTCCGGGACACCCCGTCGGCCAGCCCGGCGCTGTGGCggtccctgccctgcccggcGGCCGAGCTGCGGCTGGACCTGGTGCTGCCGTCGGGGCAGACGTTCCG ATGGAGGGAGAGCAGCCCCGGGTCCTGGACGGGCGTGCTGGGGGGGCACGTGTGGACTCTGCGGCAGGAACGGGACCGGCTCTGGTACACGGTGTacggcggggaggcggcggcgggcgcggacACGGACCGGCTCCTGCGGGAGTACTTCCAGCTGgatgtggggctgcaggagctgtaCCGCGCCTGGGGGGCCGCAGACCCCCTCTTCCGAGAGGCGGCCAAAGACTTCCCAG GGGTGCGGGTGCTGCGGCAGGACCCCGTCGAGTGTCTCCTCTCCTTCATCTGCACCTCCAACAACCACATCTCCCGCATCACCGCCATGATCGACCGGCTCTGCCAAGCCTTCGGCCGCCGCCTCTGCCACCTCGATGCTCAGCCCTTCCACGCCTTCCCCTCGCTCACAGCGCTCACAG GTGCCGATGCTGAGGCCCGGCTGCGGGCGCTGGGCTTCGGGTACCGAGCCAAGTTCGTCAGCGGCACCGCTCGCGCTGTCACCGAGGGGCTCGGCATCGAGGGGCTGCACCACCTCCGCGCTGTGCCCTACGCCGAGGCCAGGAGGGTGCTGTGCGCCCTGCCCGGCGTGGGCAGCAAG GTTGCCGACTGCGTGTGCCTGATGGCGCTGGACAAGGCGGACGCGGTGCCGGTGGATACCCACGTATGGCGCATTGTGCGGCAGCGCTATGGCCTGGAGCTGGGCGGCCGCAGCCTCACCCCACGGGCGCACCAGGAGATCG GCGACTTCTTCCGAGGGCTGTGGGGTCCCCGCGCCGGCTGGGCGCAGGCG GTCCTCTTCTGTGCTGACCTCCACAAGGGCCGGGATCTGGCCGGCAGCCGGGATCGGGACAAGGAGAGCTGA